The genome window ACTCGCTCGATTAGTGAGCTCTGACTATCTTGCGCAAGCAATAAGGTTCTGCGAATCATCTCCTTAGTCTGTTCAATCTCCAAATCTGTAAAATTACCTTTCTTTAGTTCAAGTAATTGATGATTCATCAATTTTCTGGCTTGATTGCGCTTTTCCCGATCAATGCCAGCATACATCCTCAATTGACCACTAAATAAATCCAATTGACTGGAGATAGTGTAGGCTAGACCAGCATTTTCCCGAACATTTGTAAAAAGCTTAGAGTGAGCAAAACCACCTAACAGACCATTCATTACTACCATGGCTAAATGATGCTTGTCTCCATAGCTCGTAGAACAATGGTAAGCCAATTCCAAAACGGATTGGCCCACATTCTTACGAATCATTCCTTCCCGAAGGACATTTGAATATGGTTGTTGGTACTGAGGCTTGACATCGATTTGACGCCCTGTAAAGGAGAATGATCTCAACCACTCCTCCACTTCAACTTCATTAAAATCACCTAAGAAAAAGAAATCAATCCGATCTTTGTTGAGAGCATCTTGAAAGCAAGTGTAGCTACTTCCCGGAGACTCATTTGAAATGCGATTTCGTAAATCACTATATCTCAATTGAAGACGTTCATCATGAAAGAACAAGTTATCCAATTCCTTATGAGCAAAATAAAATGAATCATCCATATCAGTAGCCAAACTAGCCAATAACTGTTTTCTTTCAATTTCAAATAAGGCTGGCTCAAAAGCACCATCTTGAGCTAAGGGGGAAAATAAAGTCTGTTTCACCAATTCAAATATTTGAGAAGTCAAGACATTCTTTTTACTTAAAAAATCATCCCTCACATAGGTAAATGTTAGGTCAAGAATATGTACCTGTCCCCTACGATAAGCACTCGTAGAAATATCTGTTCCATATAAACTTGCCAAGTATCTGCGAAAAGCTTGAGATGTTGGGTGAGCTTTATTGGCAGTTTCCAACATACTTGCACTTAACATGCGTCCTGCTATTGTCTCAAGAGATAAGGAAGCAGTAAAACGAATAGTGATTTTATTTGTTTTAAACTTTTTGGATTGAACAAAATGTGCTGAAATTCCAGGCACCAACTCCATACCTTACCTCCTTACATATAGAGTTCTATTATACCACGAAAATCAAAATTTTTCTTGTTCTCTTTATAGCTTTCAAAAGTAAAATCGTTTTCATTTTGACTGACTTTCCTTCAGTTATTTCAGGGAAAATATGGTATAATACCTTAGATTGAGGTGAATTATGGAATACAAATTATTTGAAGAATTTATTACGCTCCA of Streptococcus oralis contains these proteins:
- the yfmF gene encoding EF-P 5-aminopentanol modification-associated protein YfmF; amino-acid sequence: MELVPGISAHFVQSKKFKTNKITIRFTASLSLETIAGRMLSASMLETANKAHPTSQAFRRYLASLYGTDISTSAYRRGQVHILDLTFTYVRDDFLSKKNVLTSQIFELVKQTLFSPLAQDGAFEPALFEIERKQLLASLATDMDDSFYFAHKELDNLFFHDERLQLRYSDLRNRISNESPGSSYTCFQDALNKDRIDFFFLGDFNEVEVEEWLRSFSFTGRQIDVKPQYQQPYSNVLREGMIRKNVGQSVLELAYHCSTSYGDKHHLAMVVMNGLLGGFAHSKLFTNVRENAGLAYTISSQLDLFSGQLRMYAGIDREKRNQARKLMNHQLLELKKGNFTDLEIEQTKEMIRRTLLLAQDSQSSLIERVYLNSLLGKSTSDFDNWIEKLNQVDKEAICKAANSVRLQAIYFMEGIE